The Serratia rhizosphaerae genome has a segment encoding these proteins:
- the menC gene encoding o-succinylbenzoate synthase → MTAPERSAGVYRYCLPMEAGVVLRHQRLKTRDGLLVHLQQGERSGWGEIAPLPEFSRETLEQAQQALLAWLPGWLDGDLPAESGLPSVAFGVSCALAECGQQLPADADYRKAPLCTGDPDALFAELAALPGDKIAKVKVGLYEAVRDGMVVNMLLEALPDLRLRLDANRSWTPSRAAGFAKYVNPAWRKRIAFIEEPCKTRAESRAFAQESGIAIAWDESVREADFVVQAEPGVAAIVIKPTLTGSLNRCRALIQQAHQAGLTAVISSSIESSLGLTQLARMAHWMTPDTVPGLDTLGLMQAQLLRRWPDSPLPLLETDALECVWRS, encoded by the coding sequence ATGACGGCCCCTGAGCGTAGTGCCGGCGTTTACCGTTATTGCCTGCCGATGGAGGCGGGCGTGGTGCTGCGTCACCAGCGGCTTAAAACGCGCGACGGGCTGTTGGTGCATCTGCAGCAGGGCGAACGCAGCGGCTGGGGCGAGATCGCGCCGCTGCCGGAATTCAGCCGCGAGACGCTGGAGCAGGCGCAGCAGGCGCTGCTGGCCTGGTTGCCGGGCTGGCTGGACGGCGATTTACCGGCCGAGAGCGGGTTGCCGTCGGTGGCGTTCGGCGTCAGCTGCGCGCTGGCGGAGTGCGGGCAGCAGTTGCCGGCCGACGCCGATTACCGCAAGGCGCCGCTGTGCACCGGCGACCCCGATGCGCTGTTTGCCGAACTGGCGGCGCTGCCGGGCGACAAGATCGCCAAGGTGAAGGTCGGGCTGTATGAAGCGGTACGTGACGGCATGGTGGTCAATATGCTGCTGGAGGCGCTGCCGGATTTGCGTCTGCGACTGGACGCCAACCGCAGCTGGACGCCGTCGCGGGCCGCCGGCTTCGCCAAATACGTCAACCCGGCGTGGCGCAAGCGCATCGCGTTTATTGAAGAACCCTGCAAAACCCGCGCAGAGTCGCGTGCCTTTGCGCAGGAGAGCGGTATCGCCATCGCCTGGGATGAAAGCGTGCGCGAGGCGGATTTTGTGGTGCAGGCCGAGCCGGGCGTGGCGGCCATCGTGATAAAACCGACGCTGACCGGCAGCCTGAACCGCTGCCGCGCGTTGATTCAGCAGGCGCATCAGGCCGGGCTGACGGCGGTGATAAGCTCCAGCATTGAGTCCAGCCTGGGGTTGACCCAACTGGCGCGGATGGCGCATTGGATGACGCCGGATACCGTACCGGGGCTGGATACGCTGGGGCTGATGCAGGCGCAACTGCTGCGGCGCTGGCCGGATAGCCCGCTGCCGCTGCTGGAGACGGATGCGCTGGAGTGCGTATGGCGCAGTTGA
- the menE gene encoding o-succinylbenzoate--CoA ligase has protein sequence MAQLNDWPWRYWARLRPADTALTVGQEAVSWRQLRQRIDALAASFQRQGVTPGYGVVLCGKNDYPLLLAYLALLQCGARLLPLNPALPLRTREALLPALDIRFAVAPDGTPAEIGGLSVLDADAAGGGEPLDIGWQPQRLATLTLTSGSSGLPKAAAHSCAGHLASAEGVLQLMAFQPGDSWLLSLPLYHVSGQGIIWRWLAAGAQLVVRAGMPLAQALAGCSHASLVPTQLWRLLSQPQASLALKEVLLGGAMIPVSLTEQAEAKGIRCWCGYGLTEFASTVCAKRADAQPGVGLPLAGREIRLVDEEIWIRAASMALGYWRDGRLQPIGDAQGWFHSRDRGVMAQGELRIIGRLDNLFFSGGEGVQPEDVERVLAAHPQISQVFVVPVDDAEFGQRPAAVIEGDGALSLEALLLWAQDRLANFQRPVALWHLPEQLKSGGIKIARRQVQEWASRQWRAASQ, from the coding sequence ATGGCGCAGTTGAACGACTGGCCGTGGCGTTACTGGGCGCGGCTGCGGCCGGCGGACACCGCGCTGACGGTAGGCCAGGAAGCGGTAAGCTGGCGGCAGTTGCGCCAGCGGATCGATGCGCTGGCGGCGAGCTTTCAGCGTCAGGGCGTGACGCCGGGCTACGGCGTGGTGCTGTGCGGTAAGAATGATTATCCGCTGCTGCTGGCCTATCTGGCGCTGCTGCAGTGCGGCGCCCGGCTGCTGCCGCTGAATCCGGCGCTGCCGTTGCGGACGCGGGAAGCGCTGTTGCCGGCGCTGGATATCCGGTTCGCCGTAGCGCCGGATGGGACGCCGGCGGAGATAGGCGGGCTGTCGGTGCTGGACGCCGATGCGGCCGGCGGCGGCGAACCGCTCGACATCGGCTGGCAACCCCAACGCCTGGCGACGCTGACGTTGACCTCCGGCTCCAGCGGTCTGCCCAAGGCCGCGGCGCACAGCTGCGCCGGGCATCTGGCCAGCGCGGAAGGTGTGCTGCAGCTGATGGCGTTTCAGCCCGGCGACAGCTGGCTGCTGTCGCTGCCGCTGTATCATGTTTCCGGGCAGGGCATCATCTGGCGCTGGCTGGCGGCGGGGGCGCAGCTGGTGGTGCGAGCCGGAATGCCGTTGGCGCAGGCGCTGGCCGGCTGCAGCCACGCGTCGCTGGTGCCGACTCAGCTGTGGCGTTTGCTCAGTCAGCCGCAGGCGTCACTGGCGCTGAAAGAGGTGCTGCTTGGCGGCGCAATGATCCCGGTCTCCCTGACGGAGCAGGCGGAGGCCAAAGGCATCCGCTGCTGGTGCGGCTACGGCCTGACCGAATTTGCCTCGACGGTGTGCGCCAAGCGTGCCGATGCGCAGCCGGGCGTCGGTTTGCCGTTGGCAGGGCGGGAAATCAGGCTGGTGGATGAAGAAATATGGATCCGCGCGGCGAGCATGGCGCTGGGATACTGGCGCGACGGCCGGCTGCAGCCGATTGGCGATGCGCAGGGCTGGTTCCACAGCCGCGATCGCGGCGTGATGGCGCAGGGCGAGCTGCGTATTATCGGGCGTCTGGATAATCTGTTTTTCAGCGGCGGCGAGGGCGTGCAGCCGGAGGATGTGGAGCGGGTGCTGGCGGCGCATCCGCAAATCTCGCAGGTGTTCGTGGTGCCGGTGGATGACGCCGAGTTCGGTCAGCGTCCGGCAGCGGTGATTGAAGGGGACGGCGCGCTGTCGCTGGAAGCGCTGCTGCTGTGGGCGCAGGATCGGCTGGCGAATTTCCAGCGGCCCGTGGCGCTGTGGCATTTGCCGGAGCAGTTAAAAAGCGGTGGCATCAAGATTGCGCGACGGCAGGTGCAGGAGTGGGCCAGCCGACAGTGGCGGGCGGCGAGTCAATAA
- the katA gene encoding catalase KatA, with translation MSKKGLTTAAGAPVVDNNNVITAGKRGPMLLQDVWFLEKLAHFDREVIPERRMHAKGSGAYGTFTVTHDISQYTRAKIFSEIGKQTEMFVRFSTVAGERGAADAERDIRGFAMKFYTEEGNWDLVGNDTPVFYLRDPLKFPDLNHVVKRDPRTNLRNPVYKWDFFSHLPESLHQLTIDFSDRGLPKSYRHMHGFGSHTFSLINADNQRFWVKFHFRCEQGIENLMDDQAEAIIAKDRESSQRDLFEAIERSDFPRWKLQVQIMPEHEASQTPYNPFDLTKVWPHADYPLLDVGFFELNRNPDNYFSEVEQVAMNPANVVPGIGFSPDKMLQGRLFSYGDAHRYRLGVNHHQIPVNAAKCPFHNYHRDGAMRVDGNSGNGATYEPNSFGLYQDQPDFSEPPLSIEGAADHWNHREDDDYYSQPRALFELLSAEEHQRMFTRIAGELSQVPEAIQRRQVDLFTRVHPDYGAGVAKALDLK, from the coding sequence ATGAGCAAGAAAGGATTGACGACCGCGGCCGGCGCGCCGGTTGTGGATAATAATAATGTCATCACCGCAGGCAAACGCGGCCCAATGCTGCTGCAGGACGTCTGGTTTCTGGAGAAACTCGCCCACTTTGACCGGGAAGTCATCCCGGAGCGCCGTATGCACGCCAAAGGTTCCGGCGCTTACGGCACCTTTACCGTCACCCATGACATCAGCCAGTACACGCGCGCCAAGATCTTCTCTGAGATCGGCAAACAGACCGAGATGTTCGTGCGCTTCTCCACCGTGGCCGGCGAACGCGGCGCGGCCGACGCGGAACGCGACATCCGCGGCTTTGCCATGAAATTCTATACCGAAGAAGGCAACTGGGATCTGGTGGGCAACGACACGCCGGTGTTTTACCTGCGCGATCCGCTGAAATTCCCCGATCTCAACCACGTGGTCAAACGCGATCCGCGCACCAACCTGCGCAACCCGGTTTACAAGTGGGACTTCTTCTCCCACCTGCCGGAGTCGCTGCACCAGTTGACCATCGACTTCAGCGACCGCGGGTTGCCGAAGTCCTATCGCCATATGCACGGTTTCGGCAGCCATACGTTCAGCCTGATCAATGCCGACAACCAGCGTTTCTGGGTGAAATTCCACTTCCGCTGCGAACAGGGCATTGAGAATTTGATGGACGATCAGGCCGAAGCGATCATCGCCAAAGATCGTGAAAGCTCACAGCGCGATCTGTTCGAGGCGATCGAGCGCAGCGACTTCCCACGTTGGAAGCTGCAGGTGCAGATCATGCCGGAACATGAGGCGTCGCAAACGCCGTATAACCCCTTCGATCTGACCAAGGTGTGGCCGCACGCCGACTACCCGCTGCTCGACGTCGGTTTCTTCGAGCTGAACCGCAACCCGGACAACTATTTCTCCGAGGTTGAGCAGGTAGCGATGAACCCGGCCAACGTGGTGCCCGGCATCGGTTTCTCGCCGGATAAAATGCTGCAGGGCCGCCTGTTCTCTTATGGCGATGCGCACCGCTACCGCCTGGGCGTTAATCATCACCAGATCCCAGTCAATGCCGCCAAATGCCCGTTCCATAACTACCACCGCGACGGCGCCATGCGCGTGGACGGCAACAGCGGCAACGGCGCCACCTATGAGCCGAACAGCTTCGGCCTGTATCAGGATCAGCCGGATTTCAGCGAACCGCCATTGAGCATTGAGGGTGCCGCCGACCACTGGAACCACCGCGAAGACGATGATTACTACAGCCAGCCGCGCGCGCTGTTTGAGTTGTTAAGCGCCGAAGAGCATCAGCGAATGTTTACCCGCATCGCCGGTGAGCTGTCGCAGGTGCCCGAGGCTATCCAGCGTCGTCAGGTCGACCTGTTCACCCGCGTCCATCCGGACTATGGCGCCGGCGTCGCCAAGGCGCTGGATCTGAAATAA
- a CDS encoding YfaZ family outer membrane protein, which produces MKKSLVACAAGLLLVSGTASAIGVSAQAGRHYTNLGVGLGSNSAGFGLNGNWARSDHDGNVGSLGLTFSLPAGPLSATVGGKALYLSPKEGKDGGALALGGGLEWTINRYFSLYGEGYFAPEAFTSGVKSYSEANGGLRWNVLRPLSVDVGYRYMKMKGKDGHRDNTLADGPYIGVGLSF; this is translated from the coding sequence ATGAAGAAAAGTTTAGTGGCATGCGCAGCAGGTCTGCTGCTGGTCAGCGGAACGGCAAGCGCCATCGGTGTTTCTGCACAAGCCGGGCGCCATTACACCAATCTGGGCGTCGGCCTGGGCAGCAACAGCGCCGGGTTTGGCCTGAACGGCAACTGGGCGCGCAGCGACCATGACGGCAACGTCGGCAGCCTGGGGCTGACCTTCAGCCTGCCTGCCGGCCCGCTGAGTGCGACCGTCGGCGGCAAGGCGCTGTATCTGAGCCCTAAAGAGGGCAAAGACGGCGGGGCGCTGGCGCTGGGTGGCGGCCTGGAGTGGACGATTAACCGTTACTTCAGCCTGTACGGCGAAGGCTACTTCGCGCCAGAGGCCTTTACCAGCGGCGTGAAGTCGTACAGCGAAGCCAACGGCGGCCTGCGCTGGAATGTCCTGCGTCCGCTGAGCGTGGATGTCGGCTATCGCTATATGAAGATGAAAGGTAAAGACGGGCACCGTGATAACACGCTGGCCGACGGGCCATATATCGGCGTCGGTTTGAGTTTCTGA
- the tyrP gene encoding tyrosine transporter TyrP: MKNRTLGSVFIVAGTSIGAGMLAMPLAAAGVGFGVTLSLLIGLWLLMCYTALLLVEVYQHEQADTGLGTLAKRYLGGGGQWLTSFSMMFLMYALTAAYISGAGELLAASISQWTDSHMPNALGVLLFTLIAGGVVCIGTHSVDMFNRLLFSAKVVFLIVMLGLMLPNIHQTNLMTLPLEQGLALSAIPVIFTSFGFHGSVPSIVNYMGGNIRRLRWIFIIGSAIPLVAYIFWQLATLGTISSDTFIGILAQQAGLNGLLQAMRDVVASPHVELTVHLFADLALATSFLGVSLGLFDFLADLCKRKDNVGGRLQTGLITFLPPLAFALFYPRGFVLALGFAAIALAVLALLLPSLLVWKTRRQHQTSYRVWGGTPALALVFICGIAVIAIQLSIAGGLLPAVG; this comes from the coding sequence GTGAAGAATCGCACTCTTGGCAGTGTTTTTATCGTAGCCGGCACTTCTATCGGCGCCGGAATGCTGGCCATGCCGCTGGCGGCAGCCGGCGTCGGGTTCGGCGTAACCTTGAGTTTACTGATTGGGCTGTGGTTGTTGATGTGTTACACCGCCCTGCTGCTGGTAGAGGTCTATCAGCATGAGCAGGCCGATACCGGCCTCGGCACCCTGGCAAAACGCTATCTGGGCGGCGGCGGGCAGTGGCTCACCAGTTTCAGTATGATGTTCTTGATGTACGCTCTGACCGCCGCCTATATCAGCGGCGCCGGCGAACTGCTGGCCGCCAGCATCAGCCAGTGGACTGACAGCCACATGCCCAATGCGCTGGGCGTGCTGCTGTTTACCCTGATTGCCGGCGGCGTGGTGTGTATCGGCACGCATTCGGTCGATATGTTCAATCGCCTGCTGTTCAGCGCCAAGGTGGTGTTCCTGATCGTGATGCTCGGCCTGATGCTGCCGAATATTCACCAAACCAATCTGATGACGCTGCCGCTGGAGCAAGGGCTGGCGCTGTCGGCCATTCCGGTGATTTTCACCTCTTTTGGCTTCCACGGCAGCGTGCCGAGCATCGTCAACTATATGGGCGGCAATATCCGCAGGCTGCGCTGGATTTTTATCATCGGCAGCGCGATTCCGTTGGTGGCCTACATCTTCTGGCAGCTGGCGACGCTCGGCACCATCAGCTCGGACACCTTTATCGGCATTCTGGCGCAGCAGGCGGGCTTAAACGGGCTGCTTCAGGCGATGCGCGACGTGGTGGCGTCTCCGCACGTTGAACTGACGGTGCACCTGTTCGCTGACCTGGCGCTGGCAACCTCCTTCCTCGGCGTGTCGCTCGGTCTGTTCGATTTCCTGGCCGATTTATGCAAACGCAAAGATAACGTCGGGGGGCGTTTGCAGACCGGTCTGATCACTTTCCTGCCGCCGCTGGCCTTCGCGCTGTTCTACCCGCGTGGCTTCGTGCTGGCGTTGGGCTTTGCCGCCATTGCGCTGGCGGTGCTGGCGCTGCTGCTGCCTTCGCTGCTGGTCTGGAAAACCCGCCGTCAACATCAGACTTCATACCGCGTGTGGGGGGGAACGCCCGCGCTGGCGCTGGTATTCATCTGCGGTATCGCGGTGATCGCCATTCAGTTAAGCATTGCCGGCGGCCTGTTGCCGGCGGTGGGCTAA